The window CAGCGGGCCAGTTCTGGACGGGTTTTTGGGCCGGGGGCCTGTGAGTGAGTGGCCAGGGGACTCGTCTGAAAGCCTCCGAATGGCTAACGTCAGGGAAAAGTTCTGCTCTCGCTGTCAGTAAGATTATCGGCTAATAAGCATCTTTTTGTGTGTGGCGGTGGTTTTCTGCCACACCAGCGCCGtcgactccacacacacaccgacaaaCGGACGACGAGAGGCAGGGAAAATGTGGTTTTCAGAGATTTTATTGAGGAAAACATCCGTAAACCTTTTTCTGACCCATCGGACACATAACATAAAATAGCAATAAAAGCTATTGAGAACATATCCTTTGAAGCCCAATCACAGATTCAAAAGCACTGCAGCACCCGCAGTGGTACAGTCATGAAAAAATAACACtcataaaaaatatacacacagacaaggatctttttcttttgtctcctttCCAGGTGGGATTCATAAAAGACTGCATGATCAGAGACGACGCATACGAGACAACGCTGGGACCCACGATCACTAACCGACAGGCGGACTGGAGCCTGCGAGCGAATTCAGCCGCTTGCACTTCACggagtgtaaaaaaaaccaaaacacgcTGCACCGATGCGGAGGCAACAAATGAACCTCCTCAGTCTGTTCAATGCAGTATTGAGTAAACACTGGTCTTCTGTACCGTTTTATGCTtgacctttgttttctttttttttcctcttctggaAAGGCTGCAGTATAGATTGCATGAGTAAGTGAGTTGGCAAAGCTGAAGCAAGTCATCATTTATAGACACAGTTAATTGTATGGATTGaagtattaaaaaacaaaacatgaatgagCATCAGTAAAGTAAACCAAACACAGGTTGCAACTCAGTCTCATGTAGCTGCGTGAGAATACATGCACTTCTCCTCAGTTTccactcttttctttctttctttcttcttttttttccccccaaacaaCAATCACATGATTAAAAGAGAAGGCAAATGCTGACAACAGAATGTTTTGGTCACCTGACAAACAGCCCCGCTCCGTTGTAGCATAGTGACCCCGGAGATAACCCCGTCACCAGCTGCACCCATCTCTCCCTCGCTGCCTTCTAACCACCAcgttctcctttctctccccctgctGCCTGTCTCTATGAACCCAGCATCAGCCCATCAAACTGCCGGGGCCACGAGCGGGGGCCAGCGGCCTATTTGGCACGACGTTCTTCTGAACCCTGAAGCGAGCGTCTGCGGACACAACCCCACACGTCCCTCCGGGTAGGTTCAAgctcttcagcagcagctgaggaatTCCCTGTCGGGGTGCTACAGCAAACATTGTGTCATCACCTGAGGTGTCTCTGCAAATACCTTTCTTCTTGTAAGAGCAAGCATAGGGAACAGACACCAGCTctttgaatctctctctctctctctctctctctgtccgtctctctgtctctcccccagtctgtctgtctgtctgtctgtctgtctctcgtcTACTTCTTGTGAACACGTTTagatgagagaaaaagagaagcacCTCGGTCACTGATGATCTGAAAGTGTTTCTCATCCATTCACCTGCGACATTATGCAATACCTGTTTTGATTCGCAGCATGGGTCTGGGTTCTTGCTCCAGAGAGTGGCGTTCACATTTCACTGCTCCTTAACTGCAACATCCTCAGTAACACAGGtgctattttttttccatccaagcattaaaaaaagaaaagaaaaaaaaaacactgactgcATGATTTCACATGTACATTCACAAGCCTTTTAGGTGCTTTTGTCTACTGAGGCTGGCCAtaaacacagggggggggggggggggggagcaaattCACAAAAAGACATAATCATTTGGCCTGCTCATTCTCTTATAGGCACTTAATACAAACGCACATGTTTGCAtgtacaaagagacacagcttCATTTTTCTGTTTATCACCCACCCAAAATAGCCCCCCTCAGAATAGGATTTTAATGTTGGAAACGATTGGAACAAAATTCTTTGGTCTGTAAACAACCATGATGAGAACCAAATGTGAGGCAAAGATGCCAGTTTTTTGCCAGTAGTTTGCAATTCAAACTACTTTAACAGCATCCCACCTCAGTTAAGCCGATCTCGTTTTGGAGGCCTAATGCTCACAACTCGGATTtcaccatatatatatgtgtgtgtgtgtgtgtgtgtgtgtgttaagttgGACCTCAGGGCACTGATGCAGGTGATTGGCCTGCTGTTGCAACGTGCTGGCTAGTCAGTTCTAGACAGACTTCGATCTGCCTCGACCCGTTTCGATGACAGCTCCGCTGCTCGCGTCCGAGGCCAACGCGCTTTTTTGCATTGAGCCTTTTATTTCCAAGCTACcacaaattagttttttttttttttcgcaaaCCCGGTGGGCCTGGGCTGAATCAGTAGGCCTTACGAGAAATGTGAGTGGTTCACATTGAAATATGTACTCGAAGTGAAAGCCAAAACGCGGGCCTTTGaggcaaaacattaaaaaaaaagaggactctGGGCAGGTTTGAGGAGGCAACCACGCCGCTCGCTCTTGTTTAAACAAATCAGGTTCTGTTTCCTCCACCTTCCCTCCAGGCATCACTCAGTTGCAGGGCAGCCAGGTGGAGTATGCATGCTGCTGGCAGGCGAACACCGGCTGAACCTGCGCTATGTAGTAGTTGCTGAAGTTGCCGTCTGCCACATAGGGGGCGGGTTGGTAGTAGCACGTAACGTTTGCCACGTTGGGGATGACGTTCTGCTCGGCGAGGACGCGCACTGCCAGCATGGCTATGAGCCCCAGGGTCTGCCGCCTCTCGTGTCCCATCAGGCACACGGTGCTCTCGTTGACCACTCCGTGCAGGGTCATCAGGTAGTCGTACTTGCGGTCTTCCAGGCCGACAAAGTGGTTCTGAAGGTAGGACTCCAGCTTGCGCTGCTGCTCGCCGATGTCGGAGAAGTCGATGAAGAAGCGCGAGCACATGTAGCGCTGCAGGGACTTCATCTCGGACTCGGAGGCGGCCCGGAAGCCCCTCACCAGCAGGTGACAGTACTTCAGCAGACCCCCGCCCCGGATCTCCTCCGGGTTTCGGGTGCAGATGAACTTGTGGCGCAGGTGGTGCAGGGCCTCGCTGAAGTCCCCGTACACGCTCTCGCCCATGATGGTGGGGTGGAAGGTCTCGGCCATCGGGTTCTCGGAGCACTCGTAGAACAGCAGCAGGGAGTCCAGCCGGATCTGAAAGGAGTCCACGCTGAACTCAAACTGCCGGCGGAGGGAGTCCACGAACTTCAGCTCCACATTCTTTCCGCGGTTGTTGGAGAGGGAGATGAGACTCCAGCGGTCGGAGTCATTACACACCTTCACCATCTTCTGCACATAGGCCTCCtatgtgtgtgaggggaggggaggggaagagtGGAAATATTAATCATTTCGGAAAGACATCAAGCCTTAGAAGTCCAATATTAGTAGAGCTCAGCCACAGTAATGCCTCATTTTGCATTCTGGATCTgggttttatatttaataacccattatatttacatatagGTAATAGCTGCGTTTCTCTTTAGTGTTATTAACGCTATTGACCCAAATTGTAAAGAACCCAGAATGTACTTGGATAGGGGATCTGAGTGGCTGAGGGCAGGATCCCTTCCAAATTGGTTTAACTCAATCCTCTTAACTAGGTGAAACCAACATTTTACTGTCACTACACTAATCTAATTAGTTAGTTAGTTCTTATCACAAATATAATAACGGAAGAACGAAAAAAAAGTTGTCAGAGTGACTGTACCTTTAACGTTAACGGGCTTATTTTCTCTTTATTCACACAGTCGGGTAAGAAATCCAGGAGACAGTCCAAAACAATGTCCTTCACAATCTGGAAATCACTCTCCCCTTTCATATCGGCGCAGAATATGAGGTCGAGGTCCTTGTAGCCCAGTCCGCTGTCCCCGTGCAGAATGTGGCTGGCTGCGGAGCCGTTGAGCCGAACGTCCCGGAcgtggatctgtttctcctccaTCCGCCTGCGCACCACTTTAACGATGTGCCGCGGCTGCATCTGCAGCGTGGGGAAGTTTCCTCGTCCGTGGATCGGGATGGTctccgtcaggacggcgtccAGCCGCTGCACTTGCTCCCAGTGGAGGACGCTGACGTTGCTGCCTTCGGGCTCGGACATGGAGCTGGCGGTGGAGCTGGTGTCGTCCTCTGACATCGTGAAAGGTCCTCAGTGATTCAGATTATAGGAAAGATTTTTCTCAAAATAGGAGCAAATCTGCGATCGCGTCTTTACGCACGAGTCCGGAGCTGCCTGCGCATCAGGGTTCTTACTGGTCGAAGTCGTCCAAATTGAATGCGGACATATGGAAATAGAGAAGACCCGAGTGCAATGTGGACAGCGATGATCCCGTCCGCTTCGAGCTGCTGTGTTGAAGAAGTGCAGCTGGTCCAGAAGCGCGTGGAAAATGAGAGCTAACTTTCTCTTCTCTCGCGCagtgctttttaaaacatgtgcCCCGGTTCACGGTCAATGAGTCCGAGCGCTGCGCATCACAGTCTTTGAAGGTCGCTGGTGATCCAGGAGGGGGGTTGCTTTCCCGGCTGTGACTCCATCGCTCAAAGGCACGCCTATGATTTGAAGAATTTGCATGAACAAGCTGATCCTCAAGTCGCACTTTGGCGCAATCCTCCCTGCGATGATCAACCCCTTTCAGGAATCGGGTGGATTTCTTACGCACGGCTCCAAAAGGCTTTTTCTTAATTTTCCCCTCTTGTTGCCAAACAATAATCCCGTTGATGGGGTGTGAATTTGCTGTGGAAATCCGCTATCTCTCCCGCAACGGTTTAGTTCGACATATTTCCCTCACTTGGGCAGAAGTTAACCGTTACCTGCCCGCTTGACACGCTGCGTCCCTCTGCAACAGTCCGCTCTGCAGCCTGGATGTCAGCTGTGCTACACCCCTCCCTCGcgcatctctccctctcccacccccccgacAGTCAGTCACTGCCCGCTCAACGCCATCACACTGCGAGCCTTCACAAACCAGCTCCCCTGCCTAAATTCTTATGCTCAAAATGATTGCATTGGTGACGTCACATGTCATCatcagcagggtttttttttctaaataagtaaaacaaataaatacaaatgtttacatTCTTGTAAATCTTGGCAAGGTTCAACTGTTGCTGATCTACATACATATAAAGTTTCCCTGGTGTTGCCACGTCGCCCTCTGTTGGCTGGTTTAGGTTTTGACATAAAGTAACCTAAAACGGCACTACACCAATGTGCTGTCAAATCCAACTTGCCCCAAACCAATAAGTTAAGAAGGGTTGGGAATTCTGTAATCCCGTAAGCCTTGGGCCCCTGAACACACGCGCCATTGGGTCAGCGTCTGCAGGCTCTCCGCGTCGGCCCGCCTCTCGGTTTATGCCGACGTGTGTAGACAAACACTCATGTGACCTGCTGACTGCACCTTAAGATGCCCAAGGTGTCCCGAGGGGTCTTCGACACCACTGTGTGACATCACTTTGAAACAGATGCGGTGGCCAGTGCCATGAGCAGGAGGCTGGTAGCTGTCACTGGTTGTCCATTAGGATCCCTCATAATAAAGCCCCCGCGCGTCACCAGCCACCCAAATGTGTAAACCCTGATTATCCCATTTATTCTGTTGCAGAGTTCCCAGGAGCTCTGCCTCTGCTCAGCTTCCCTTCCTCTGTGTGAGggggcacacacatgcagtttaGCTAACTTCAATTGTCCAGCTTTTGACGGGAACACAGTAGAAAAATGAACTGCTAGATCACCAGAATAATGATttaggagctttttttttctccctcctcctacATGTTGAAATAGCTTCGAAGTAGGGAGCtactgttcatttttaaaatgtcactttgCTTTGGCACGTGTGACGACGGGTCGATCCCAGGTCTCTGAAATGTAATGCCACATCTGGAAATGTACGTGGAACCATTAGTCGGCCTTCCGTGGACCCAGGGCGGTCCCGTCGATGCGTTTCACAGGTGGGGAGCGACGGTCCGGGCGTGCACGCTACAAAGCTAAATCAAAGAGGCTGTCAGAGTCCAGCAGAAGGTTTATGCATAATACAAAGGCTCCGAACTAAACCCTGCCAATGAGTGTAAATACTACCTGGCACCTCGTCGCTCACTGTGGAGCGGGTGATTCATCAGTTGGTGGTGATTGAAAGACAGTAATTAGATCAGGTTGTCGGAAGATTAGTTGCACGCGAGATTTAACAAAGAACCCCCAAAAACAGAGAGCTGTCTACTTCTTCGAAAGCTCTCAAAGCAATCCATAAGAGGCACAGTGTTTTTTGGACTGTCTAGTCCAGGAGAAATAGACTGTTTTGTGATCGAATAAAAGCATCGGTTGGACTCGTTTACCTTGAAGTGCATCCCAGCACATAGAGTTTATACCCTCCGTTCATGGTTCATCTCACTTCAACTATGCACTCACATAAATGCGCTTTTAAGGGTCAGAGATTGACTGTATTTGCACATCATCTGTAGCCGTACAAGTCAAAAGCTTAACGTGTGAATTGACCACATATTCAGGAAACTATTAATAGCATGACGGCGTTGAAACCAAAATAATTCTGGTTATTGATCATTCACTTTTGATTCAACTATAATTCCATTCTCAGTCTTTCCTAGCCGAGTCTCTGACTGAAAACAAAGCGGCAGCAGTTCACGTTAGCGGCCGTCAGCTAGAGCGACGACGACGGCTTCGCTGGACTGCTTCTACTCAGAATCCAAGTGGAGAGCAGCGGCTGCCAGCTGGCTCATTGAGAGCCACCACAGCAGTCATTTCATTCTCAAGTCGTTtgccacccacccacccacccacccacccacccacccacccacccacccacccacccacccacacacacacacacacacacacacacacacacacacacacacacacacacacacacacacacacacacacacacacacacacacacacacacacacacacacacacacacacacacacacacacacacaccttgagacTAGCTGGCCAATTGGGTGGTTAGCATGCTGGGAGGATGGTCAATAACAACTCCACTTTAATGCAATAGGACATTTGGAAAGAGAGGAATCAGTTTAGAAATATTTCTGAATGAAATTGTTCTGTTGTATGTTTTTACTTATCCAATTGATATAATTATCTAGAGATTCCTTTGCTGTATATGTTTGTTTGGAGAGTTTTAGTGATGTTGAAGTGCCATTTCCTCCTTTACAAGAATAACATTTGAGGAAAGTTTAAATTCTGGCAAAATTTGCTGGAAAAACGTTGGTGGAAGCCTAGTTCATCTGGATAATCTTCTGTAATGGACCTGCTTTAAGGGAAACCTGTTCAAAACATTAACAGCGGAGCACTTTGATTTTCTGCATATTTTCCAATTACAACCATTTTTGGGAAATATATTGCAAGAAATCATTTTTGGCTTTTACTATGCTGCTGTTCAAGTTCCATAGTACTGATGCAGTAATAGTGAAACCTCATCATAGCAACCTCTCaatcagcagaggaggagagaacagggACGCTTGTTAAATGTGCCAAGATGGAGAAGACGGGCCAGCGTGCGGCGAGGCACGATGAAACGAGGCCTGCGAGGCGACTTGTGATGGGCGTGAGCGCATCTTGCGACTATGTCAAACATCAGACAGAAGGGAAATCCTCTCCCAGCCGCTGGTGTGGCCGAGCGAAAGACGGTGGAATAACAGGGCGTCGCATTGGACCTGAACCGGCGTGACAGAGGTCACCCGCGTGGTGCGAGGAGCGTCTCAGCCAGAGAAAACGCGAGCCATGTAAAATGAATGGACAACAAAAGACCCAGTCATTGGTGCCACCCCCTCGGTGTCTCCTCGCCCACATTTCACAGACAACTGGGCTTCCAGCAGGGTCTCATTAGTGGTCCGTCAGAGAGGAATTCCCACTGCCGACAGCGGAGTTAGTTTTGGTCTCCGATCAAAAGGTACCGGGGCGGGAATGGGATTTCCATTCCCTTTTCCGTCAAGCTGCTCCTGACCCTGAGATGAGAAAGAACCTTGAGAATCGCTCCGCCGTCAAGGAGTGGTGACGCAGGGATCGAACCGGGTCCGTGGAGACAAGAAGCACCCCCTCAATTCAATTCAGCCCTTTGGATCCCTAATAGCTGAAATGAGGTGAATGTGTGTCGAGGCTCGGTTTCAAACTATCCTGGCAGATTAATGCTGAGTCTCAGAGGGGATTGCAGTTTCACAGGGAGATAGAGAGCCCCGTTTCTTCTAATCTGGCCCATAATAGCTCTTTGAGATGTCACCGCCTGCAGCTCAGAGGCTAGTAAAGGAGCCAAATGTGAACACACTCAAGCACTTCAGAGACTAATagaggtgtctctctctctctctctctctcacactctcacgtCTGGAGCCGCACCTTTCTCCAACTCTCAATTCTTATTTCTTCAGCAGGCAGGGGAACCATTTCAAGTCTGGATCCAACACATGGTGGTGGTGAGCTGATTAGAGTTACTGGAACGTTGATATAATGAATTATTGGCCGATGAAGTTACTATCGCTTACAGCACTCTATTTGTTGTGTGTAGGTGTGGTACCGTCAGTGGGCCGCTATTTAGCATTACTGAGGCTAATGAAAGGTTAAATCAACCCCTTCAGTGACTTCCTACCATCTGATTTACTGTAGCAGGCAGTAAACAGACCTGGAGTTGCACTGCCAGGCAAGAATAAACGTTCCATGAAACTCTAACAACCATCTGTGCAAATATGTTTTGAATGAAGTACCAATTATAACAacgatacgtgtgtgtgtgtgtgtgtgtgtgtttgagaaaaagaaacagagaCATGTACAATCACAATGACAGAAAAAATCCTTTTGCAAAATCCCTTTGGACCAGGCTTTGCGTCAAAAGGTGGACAAAGTCTTGTCTTGATGTCTGTCAAACTGACAGCGAGAGGAAAACGACGGCAGGCGCCACCCTCGGAGTAAAACAGCTCTCGGGCCACTGATGGTCTTTTTAAGACTGCCTGCAGGGCAACGGCTGTGGAGAGGAGGGCTAATCCCGAGCTAACTGGCGCCATGTGCACTAAATGGATCTGGATTGAGAGGAGTTGTTAGAACCTCTCTGGCTGAGCCACAGCTCAGCATTCAAGAAAACAAAGAGTAGGAATAAACTGTTGTGTAATACTCGACACCCCCTTCAACTAAAAACTGCTACTATGTAGGAGAAAATCACTGTTTGCAGTTACCTCAAATTAACTGTGAAAATATCCTtaattacaaagaaaaaaacagcaggtttCAACCTACACAGTAGTGGAAAATAATGAGACACACATCTTAAGAAATCATTTCAATTTCTCTAAAACGGTAACATTTAATCCTTGTTTATGGGCAAACGCAACGTGTGTACGGAGCGTAAAATAAGTTTGAGTACTAGTCATAAGTCCTTAATATCCAGAACACCCTAACAGATGACATTGCAATTGATAAACGTCAGCTTTTACCTCACTCAATTTTAGCTCTAACCGGCACTAAGAGAACGCCGGGAATGTAGGCGTTATTCCATCACGTGTCTAAAACGTACcttttaatgaaaatgattcCTGCAGTTATCCTCACCGTCTGGAGGATGCCTGATGACTTTCCCATGCGCCTGGCACAAACAAGACCAGCAGCAAAAGAGTGCAGGAAAACAGACGGGCAGAGAAGTTGAAGTGCGAAGCTAAAAGGCTAAATACACAGTTCAAACTAATATATAAAGGCTTTTAGCAAAAAGTGATTGATAAAAAGTTGATTTAGCTAAAGGTTATGGCTAGATATTGAATCGttggaataaaaaaggtcaaatggcTAACGACTAAAGCTAAATGGTTATTTTTTGTGAAGGCCAAAAAGATGAAATGGATAAAATTAtccaaatgtcaaaatgtttatttccaAATGGATACATGTTTCAAATGGTTTGTTCAAAAAAGATGAATTGTTAAAATAGCTAAAATGAGTAATGGCTAACTTGTTACTATGGGGAGCTTCCCTTTCTTCCAAGATGTGTATTGTACTTAAGggaaacatttgcattcattgtTTAGCTGACGcatttatcaaaagcaacttacaataagcgCATTCAAACAAGATTACAGActcaagaaagtacaatttctttAAGAAAGCCAGATTAAGTGCCACCGGAAGTGCAAATAAAGTGCCTCCTAGTCCGGTATAAGGTGTGAGGGGTATTGTTTAAAGGGTGACTTGAGGAAGGCTGAGGAGTTATCAACACTGCACACTGATGAGCAGGAATCATGTACTCAAGTCCCTTGCAAATGATGAAATATAATCACTGTGTAATTTAAAATTTattcagcaacaaaaaaaaaaaaagaagacatttctaTTCAGAACACACTCGGGATGACCAGTCCACTTCAAAAGATTCCACCTGTTCATAGGCTTCTCCCATTGTGCAGTGGTCTACAGCAGCACGCTACGCCTCTAATTCACGTGTCATCTCTGCACCCACTAATAGATCCTAatgtgtgtgaaatattccccCAAGCGAGCGCGCTCTCCCTGACTCCCGATGTGATGCTCTACCTGTGATTACAGCCAATAAAGTCACTAACTCACCACACTCGCTGTTCAGATCAGGGTCATCGCAGTTAATCACGGGCTGAGACGTGATAATGGTCCTTCGCTCATGCAGGGCAGCTAAAGCGCCAGGAGACGGGCAGATTAAGTCTTTATTAGACGCAGTGAGAGTCACATCTTCAAGTTTCTGCTTCATTAAAAAGGACAAGGAAATAATCACCTCCCTCTTTCATTTGGTTTGCTGCATTctaaacagaaaagaaagacaaaagccTGGGACATTGCCGCTGAGTTACTTTATTAGATGCCATTTTCTCTTCACAACCTGAAGTCTCAGACAGACAAATGGCATCTGAAGACGAGATGACATGGATCAGATCAGAGGTACCTACCAAGCTGACATTGGCTCCAGGAGAGTTAAACAACTAAATAACATAGGagagcaaataataataataagagatAAATGGTATTTATGCTGATGCAACTGAATTACTTATAAATGATAAAAGGCACTCCAACTTCCCAAAAACACACAGGTGATAACTTCACAAGGCTAGAAAGCTAGATTTGAGACAATATACTTACAGTATAATGGCATTAAATAATGGATTTTGAATATGAACATAGTCTAGGAGGATTAACATGTCACTGCAAAGCTGAAATAGTAACAATCAGCATTTTGAGGGGGAAAAATCCACCATTAAAAGAAAGTAAACATGCTGCCTTGGTAAACAGCTCACTGTCAAGCTCCACTACAATTGACACTTTTCCTTGTTGACACAAGCTTCCACTGATTTAAAACGCACTAACCCTCAAGGTGATGCGGTTTGGACCCTTTTTGTGGATTGAACCCCTTCATTTCTTTGGcaactttattttcaaatgcaTTTGGAAAAGATGTTGACTTTTGAGTTGTTTTGTCTAGTAAGCCCAAAAGTTCTCTTCAGGTACCACATTCAGTTAAgaaaatatctctctctctctctttcacacacacacacacacaaacgctgcaataaaataaaagttctAACACTGCAGAGACGAGCATACATTTGTGTCAGACACATCCCACGCTGGTCTCACCACAGACTGATGGATTGGAGGATGTTTTTGGGAAGCTGAAGAAGGGACTCTGCCAAAATAACTCCGGACTGACAATTGCAGCGGACGTTCTTGTGTTTGTATGTCGCGGCTGTGCTGATACACATCAGTGTTTGTTCCAGGTTGGGGCTGCCATAGGACCTCTGGAGGACCTCTCCACCACGATCAGCTCATCGGGGTTGTCTCGCGCTTTATAATGGAGCAAAAGGTCTTGGATTGCTCGCTCTTCAATCTAAAACCgacacacagaaaacaagctATGAAAAGGAAATGTGGGCGATAAAACCAGATGACAGTCGAGGGTAAAGGAGGAAACGCTGACTCTGAGCGCTTAAGGGTAATGAGGGTGTTTTGCGTCACGGCAAGCAGAAAGCCTTAGGGAGAGAAAGTGTTTTAAGAAGGCGCTGACAGGAGCTTGAGGGCGTCTGAGGAAGAGCAGGAATGACTTTAAAGAGAGACCAGACCAAAGGACCCTCTTTTCCAACTAGGAATGTGTGGAACACGTTCTTTATTAGGTACGTTCATGCCAGATCGGGATAGAAAGGAGAGGCATGCTGCCTGCGGCGAGATCACCCTGAAATCCCACCTCTAGGTTTTATACACGCGTGCGAGTGTGCGACTACCAACGGGCACGGACGAGACGCGGTACCTGGATGAGCGCCAGCGGCTTCTCCCGGCTGCGGATCAACGCCGcttcctgctccttctcctcctccacgatGGAAGCAAAGGTCaccagggaggagaggggagggctgCCCACTGCTCCCAGCAC is drawn from Pungitius pungitius chromosome 11, fPunPun2.1, whole genome shotgun sequence and contains these coding sequences:
- the tent5aa gene encoding terminal nucleotidyltransferase 5A encodes the protein MSEDDTSSTASSMSEPEGSNVSVLHWEQVQRLDAVLTETIPIHGRGNFPTLQMQPRHIVKVVRRRMEEKQIHVRDVRLNGSAASHILHGDSGLGYKDLDLIFCADMKGESDFQIVKDIVLDCLLDFLPDCVNKEKISPLTLKEAYVQKMVKVCNDSDRWSLISLSNNRGKNVELKFVDSLRRQFEFSVDSFQIRLDSLLLFYECSENPMAETFHPTIMGESVYGDFSEALHHLRHKFICTRNPEEIRGGGLLKYCHLLVRGFRAASESEMKSLQRYMCSRFFIDFSDIGEQQRKLESYLQNHFVGLEDRKYDYLMTLHGVVNESTVCLMGHERRQTLGLIAMLAVRVLAEQNVIPNVANVTCYYQPAPYVADGNFSNYYIAQVQPVFACQQHAYSTWLPCN